One Agelaius phoeniceus isolate bAgePho1 chromosome W, bAgePho1.hap1, whole genome shotgun sequence DNA segment encodes these proteins:
- the LOC143696565 gene encoding uncharacterized protein LOC143696565 encodes MSPAPVERPSSLNSSLALSHRNYIAIVDRIVAGSGPLARNPPESSGLTTAFVCTFLSLGLITPCFPRDGALALHGSLELRVPAHTERWVSERRRNVQFTSAKLGWIRQIAARVGRSGRLGCCRLLSATLGCRRPHSARLGCCRLLSATLGCCRLHSATLGCCRLHSATLGCCRLHSATLGCCRLHSATLGCCRLHSATLGCCRLHSATLGSSALPDSAPRCNGGRWQGPAPRPEPREGTERWDSRLSPAHPVPARPRVPRSAPCSAERGLWARSGDNALGSAAAPGGSGRCPQGRKNHPTPPMFARSFGVGAAKGKRLQQQGSALEGSGPAHAVGKGMHSFVFSTPPVAPTWESFPSLLHFQLDP; translated from the exons atgtccccagccccggtGGAACGGCCGAGCTCTCTGAACTccagcctggcactgtcccACCGTAATTACATTGCAATTGTAGATAGAATTGTGGCAGGTTCTGGGCCACTGGCTCGGAATCCTCCTGAATCCTCAGGGCTGACCACGGCATTTGTCTGtactttcctgtccctggggctgatcACTCCGTGCTTCCCAAGGGACGGAGCACTCGCTCTGCACGGCTCCTTAGAGCTGAGGGTGCCTGCCCACACTGAGAGATGGGTGAGTGAGCGACGCCGTAATGTTCAG TTCACCTCAGCTAAGCTCGGATGGATTCGGCAAATCGCGGCCAGAGTCGGCCGTTCGGGTAGgctcggctgttgtcggctgctgtcggccacactcggctgtcgtcggccacactcggccagactcggctgttgtcggctgctgtcggccacactcggctgttgtcggctccactcggccacactcggctgttgtcggctccactcggccacactcggctgttgtcggctccactcggccacactcggctgttgtcggctccactcggccacactcggctgttgtcggctccactcggccacactcggctgttgtcggctccactcggccacactcggctctTCAGCCCTACCTGACTCTGCTCCGCGCTGCAATGGCGGCCGCTGGCAGGGCCCCGCTCCCCGGCCTGAGCcccgggaggggacagagcGCTGGGACAGCCGCCTCAGCCCGgctcaccctgtccctgcccgcCCCCGCGTCCCCCGGAGCGCGCCCTGCAGCGCAGAACGCGGCCTTTGGGCCAGGAGCGGGGACAATGCCCTCGGCTCGGCAGCAGCGCCGGGAGGCAGCGGGCGGTGCCCTCAG ggCAGGAAAAATCATCCAACTCCTCCCATGTTTGCCCGAAGCTTTGGTGTTGGAGCAGCCAAAGGCAAGAGgcttcagcagcagggctctgcgcTGGAGGGCTCTGGTCCTGCCCACGCTGTGGG GAAAGGGATGCACAGCTTTGTCTTCAGCACACCTCCAGTGGCACCTACCTGGGAAAGCTTTCCATCACTTCTGCACTTCCAGCTGGATCCCTGA